CGCTATGGTGTCTCCAACCCTCGCCCCCGGCGGGGACGGCGTATACCGGGAACCTGCTCCTGTACTCCATCACCCTGTTCAGGACTTCGTCCAGTGTCTCTCTGACCATGATCTTCCGCCCGGTCGTAAAACTGATGATCGTATCGGGCGTTTCTTCAATTTCCTCTATGAGGTCAGCATTCACGATCAATTGCCTGCCGTCAAGCCGGGTGACTTTGATCATATTTCAACCTACTTCTTGAGATTTACAAGCTCGGTCAACATCTGATCACCGACGGATATGATCCTGGCATTAGCCTGGAACCCCCTCTGGGCGATGATCATCTCTGTGAACTCGCCGGCAAGATCGACATTAGACATCTCGAGCTCTCCCGGAGTGATCATCCCGCGAGCGTTGGTGCCGGCATAAACAAAGTTTGCCGTTCCGCTGTTCGGGCTGAAGATGAACATATTTTCCCCGACCC
This Candidatus Latescibacterota bacterium DNA region includes the following protein-coding sequences:
- a CDS encoding flagellar FlbD family protein encodes the protein MIKVTRLDGRQLIVNADLIEEIEETPDTIISFTTGRKIMVRETLDEVLNRVMEYRSRFPVYAVPAGGEGWRHHSDIHEEDLE